In Raphanus sativus cultivar WK10039 chromosome 5, ASM80110v3, whole genome shotgun sequence, the following proteins share a genomic window:
- the LOC108863087 gene encoding uncharacterized protein LOC108863087: MQVVRRIPSGEGAEMRERSETTRVRRKSHVSSLRVRQPCTCSGRPGSAKCVRHGFVVPTDEKLMRKASDGNREVVRRALTPPIRRMNLRWLNFRPTPSRLCKMSFL; the protein is encoded by the coding sequence ATGCAGGTTGTGAGAAGGATTCCATCAGGAGAAGGTGCAGAGATGCGCGAGAGATCAGAGACGACACGGGTCAGACGTAAGAGTCACGTGTCGAGTCTGAGAGTTCGACAACCTTGCACGTGTTCAGGACGGCCTGGCTCTGCCAAGTGCGTGCGCCACGGGTTTGTGGTGCCAACCGATGAGAAGCTTATGCGGAAGGCGAGCGACGGAAACAGAGAGGTGGTTAGGAGAGCGTTGACGCCTCCTATCCGGCGGATGAATCTCCGGTGGTTGAATTTCCGGCCAACACCTAGCCGTCTCTGTAAAATGTCTTTCCTTTGA
- the LOC108863084 gene encoding peptidyl-prolyl cis-trans isomerase CYP37, chloroplastic — protein sequence MASPLSSTVVSHRILAFHPPPLNRSFLFVKPKLPFSRMRLHSQTRNYVDKELIPSSIDSNLNPFEAGSKNLEKLVATVLILGQVWSPLPLFGLDSAYISPAEAVLYSPDTKVPRSGELALRRAIPANPNMKTIQASLEDISYLLRIPQRKPYGTMESNVKKALKVAIDDKDSILASIPAELRDKGSELYASLVDGKGGLQALIESIRYQDPDKVSIRLASSLDTVAEMELLQASGLSFLLPQQYMNYPRLAGRGTVEITIEKPDGSTFQAEAGGDQRKSATIQVVIDGYSAPLTAGNFAKLVTSGAYDGTKLNTVNQAVITEDGSGKVESVSVPLEVMPSGQFEPLYRTPLSVQDGELPVLPLSVYGAVAMAHSENSEDYSSPYQFFFYLYDKRNSGLGGLSFDEGQFSVFGYTTAGRDILGQIKTGDIIKSAKLIEGQDRLILPAQNNNSPST from the exons ATGGCTTCTCCGTTGTCTTCTACCGTCGTCTCACACCGGATTTTAGCTTTCCACCCTCCGCCTCTTAACCGCAGCTTTCTCTTCGTAAAACCCAAACTACCCTTCAGCCGCATGCGCCTGCATTCTCAAACCAGGAACTATGTCGATAAG GAACTTATACCTTCTTCGATTGATTCGAATTTGAACCCCTTTGAAGCCGGTTCAAAGAACCTCGAGAAACTGGTTGCGACGGTCCTGATACTCGGTCAAGTCTGGTCTCCGTTGCCCTTGTTTGGTCTAGACTCTGCTTACATCTCACCTGCAGAGGCCGTTCTTTATTCTCCGGACACGAAAGTTCCAAGAAGTGGGGAACTTGCACTGAGAAGAGCTATTCCTGCTAATCCCAACATGAAGACTATACAG GCTTCGTTGGAAGATATATCTTATCTTCTGAGAATCCCTCAAAGAAAGCCATATGGTACCATGGAGAGCAATGTGAAGAAAGCTCTAAAG GTGGCTATAGACGATAAGGATTCAATATTGGCTAGTATACCAGCAGAGTTGAGAGACAAGGGCTCAGAGCTGTATGCATCTCTGGTTGACGGCAAG GGTGGACTTCAAGCACTTATAGAATCAATTAGGTATCAAGATCCTGATAAAGTGTCCATTCGCCTGGCATCATCACTAGACACTGTTGCGGAGATGGAGTTATTGCAA GCATCTGGATTGTCATTTTTGCTTCCCCAGCAATACATGAACTACCCTAG GTTAGCAGGAAGAGGGACTGTGGAAATCACCATTGAGAAACCTGATGGTTCCACATTTCAAGCTGAAGCTGGGGGAGATCAGAGAAAGAGTGCTACAATCCAGGTTGTTATAGATGGCTATTCAGCTCCATTAACAGCAGGGAATTTCGCTAAACTG GTAACAAGTGGTGCATATGATGGAACCAAACTCAACACGGTGAACCAAGCTGTTATTACAGAGGATGGGAGTGGTAAGGTGGAGAGTGTTAGTGTTCCATTGGAAGTTATGCCTTCTGGACAGTTCGAACCTCTCTACAGAACTCCATTGAGTGTCCAG GATGGGGAGCTGCCAGTTCTTCCTTTATCAGTTTATGGAGCTGTTGCAATGGCTCACAGTGAAAACTCAGAGGATTACTCATCTCCTTACCAATTCTTCTTCTACCTATACGATAAAAGAAAC TCTGGCTTAGGAGGTTTATCATTCGACGAAGGGCAGTTCTCGGTGTTCGG GTACACAACAGCAGGAAGAGACATTCTTGGGCAGATCAAGACAGGAGATATCATCAAATCCGCTAAACTAATCGAAGGCCAAGATCGTCTTATTTTGCCTGCTCAGAACAACAACAGTCCATCCACTTGA
- the LOC108863086 gene encoding uncharacterized protein LOC108863086, which produces MGKTAANRDWTQIYAIYGIQQWQTLVFLLFHAFFFSLLSLLFLIYFDQICFFLDSSFFPSGASRFTAGFTGAVTALSAVCLLFAAANFVYSDVPLQYEMAQRMVGSVGDWSCVKTALDLGCGRGILLNAVATQLKKTGSSGRVVGLDRSKRTTLSTLRTAKLEGVQEYVTCREGDVRTLPFGDNYFDVVVSSVFVHTVGKEHGQKSVEAAAERMRVLGEIVRVVKPGGLCVVWDLLHVPEYVRRLQELKMEDIRVSERVTAFMAGSHIVTFRKPSELVAGPREVRLDWR; this is translated from the exons ATGGGTAAAACCGCGGCGAACAGAGACTGGACCCAGATCTACGCCATATACGGCATTCAGCAGTGGCAGACGCtcgtcttcctcctcttccacgccttcttcttctccctcctCTCCCTCCTCTTCCTCATCTACTTCGACCAGATTTGCTTCTTCCTCGACTCCTCCTTCTTCCCCTCCGGCGCCTCCAGGTTCACCGCCGGTTTCACCGGAGCCGTCACCGCTCTCTCCGCCGTCTGCCTCCTCTTCGCCGCCGCTAACTTCGTCTACTCCGACGTCCCGCTCCAGTACGAGATGGCTCAGCGCATGGTCGGCTCCGTCGGCGACTGGTCCTGCGTCAAAACGGCGTTAGATCTCGGCTGCGGACGCGGCATCTTGCTCAACGCCGTCGCGACGCAGCTTAAGAAAACCGGTAGCTCGGGTCGGGTCGTCGGGTTAGACCGCTCCAAACGCACCACTCTCTCCACTCTCCGCACCGCTAAACTCGAAG GTGTGCAAGAGTATGTGACGTGCAGGGAAGGAGATGTCAGAACGCTGCCGTTTGGGGATAACTACTTCGACGTGGTGGTCTCGTCGGTGTTCGTGCACACGGTGGGGAAGGAGCACGGTCAGAAGTCGGTGGAGGCGGCGGCGGAGAGGATGAGGGTGCTAGGGGAGATAGTGAGAGTCGTGAAGCCAGGAGGTCTGTGCGTGGTTTGGGATCTCTTGCACGTGCCTGAGTACGTGCGGCGTCTCCAGGAGCTGAAGATGGAGGATATCCGAGTCTCTGAGCGAGTCACGGCGTTTATGGCCGGTAGCCACATCGTGACGTTCAGGAAACCGAGCGAACTCGTCGCTGGTCCACGTGAAGTTCGCCTCGATTGGAGATGA
- the LOC108860321 gene encoding uncharacterized protein LOC108860321, translating to MVCFCFLVDQKRKVKASKPAAGMCSRCGRGARIADMKTSTRFCLIPIYCRSWRAIVCSFCGSVLKSYR from the coding sequence ATGgtgtgtttttgtttcttgGTGGACCAGAAGAGGAAGGTGAAAGCAAGCAAACCAGCGGCGGGAATGTGTTCTCGGTGCGGTCGTGGTGCAAGAATCGCTGACATGAAGACTTCAACGAGGTTTTGTCTAATACCTATTTATTGCAGATCTTGGAGAGCCATCGTCTGCAGCTTTTGCGGCTCTGTTCTTAAATCCTACCGTTGA